The window tattagagaaaaggtaggagtggtgccaattgaagataagttgagagaagggagattaaggtggtttggtcatgtgaagcgtagacatacggaggctccagttagacaagtagagcacattaggttagaggatagaaagaaaaaaggggtagacctaaattgacttggaggagagtagtacaacatgacttagaagcattacacatttatgaggatttaacccaaaatcattcagagtggaaaaagcgaatccatatagccgaccccaaatttttgggataaaggcttagttgagttgagttgagtatattattctattataaaGCATTCTTCTTATTACCAAAATGGTAATTCTATATTTATCAAACTATGTCATTGTGAtatatttttacttaatttttagaacatatattattttaattaattttaagaattttattgaatcttatgattcattttaatttttgattcacaAAATGCAGATTTCAATTCTCGATTCGCATATCAATTTGACAACTATGATTAATGGTATATTGTCATGCGCATGCATTTTATTATTGGCTTCTTGAACTGATGTTTAAGAGCTAATGCACTAAATTGATATTTGATTTTATAATTAGAAATAGATTAAAATGTGGGTGTGTGAGGTCACTGCATATTCTTTTTTGCCCCCAAAGAAAAACGGGTGGTGGTTTTAGGTTTGTAAGTAGACCCCCTTGATAAATGATTAGCTTTTTGAAAGTGAATTTTCTGCACATTGAGAAATTAATGCCAATTGAAAGCCTATTCAGGGGACCTATGATGAGAATGCAAATTTTGCGCAGGAGTATAAGGAAATGGATAGTGCTTTTGATGTTGTATAGATTGAACAATTTACCTATAGATACTTTGATGGTGGGCAAATTTGTAGTAGTTAATAGGTGTTTGCCTTCAAATCCAAAGAACAAGGAAAGTTTAGAGTAGGAAGGTTGAAATTGCATTGATTACaatgagaaaagaagagaatttGGTGGCCGTTTGGGAACTACATTAGATTGTTGTAAAACATACATGCATGCTGGTttattcttttctttgctaaaagATATATATAACGAGCAATTGTGCATATCAAATTTTCAGAGCCAACATGATGAGCTGGAGTCAAAGTTTATAGAGGAAAGAAGGGCATTAGAAGCTAAATACCAGAAACTTTATGAACCACTTTATGCAAAGGTATGTAGGGTTTTGCCTTGCACTAGTTTTGCATATTAGATAATGGATCCCAATGTTACAATTACTGAGGTTTATCCATTTTGAAGTTTCTTTAGTTTGTTTTTAGCATAATATCTGGTGCTCAATTTACAAGGTTCAGCAATTTATCCCTTTTGGTTTATTTAATCTGTTGTTGATGCTCATAGAGATATGAGATTATTAATGgtgtaaaagaagttgaagggtTTACAAATGAAGTTGCAATGAACCAAGAAGGGGACGAAACTACAGAAGGTAACTTTTTTACTAAATATATTTGATGGAACTCATTTTCTTCAACTTGTGCATAAAATTCTTTTTTTATGCAGAGAAAGGAGTGCCTGATTTCTGGCTTACTGCAATGAAAACCAATGAAGTAGTGGATGAGGAGGTAATGGGATGATGCAAGACATAGTGTAATTTTTCCACTCTGATGACTTGATTATGACAATATGATTTTCTGCTTCTTGAAATAGATAACAGAACGTGATGAAGGGGCTCTTAAGTTTCTTAAAGATATCAAATGGTATAGAATTGATAACCCTGAAGGTTTCAAGCTGGAGTTTTACTTCGACGCTAATCCATACTTCAAAAATTCTGTCCTGACAAAGACATATCATATGATTGATGATGATGATcctattttggagaaaacaattGGGTAATCAAAAGCATGTTGTACTGAAAATTTTTTATGCCTCACGCCCCCCCTCCCTTCCCTCCCTCCCTTTTCTTATTGTCTTTGGGTATTTTTAGGACGGAGATTGAATGGTATCCAGGAAAATGCTTAACAAAGAAGGTCCTGAAGAAGAAACCAAAAAAGGGATCAAAGAATGCCAAACCcatcacaaaaattgagaattgtgctagtttcttcaatttctttaacACTCCTAATATCCCTGAGGAAGATGATGACCTAGATGATGATGCTGTAAGTTTTGCTTCCTTGCATGCTAGGATATTAATGCAATTGATGATGTATTAGTATTCTTAATTTCTTTGATTGGTATTGACAGGTTGAGGAAATCCAGGATAGAATGGAACAGGATTACAATATTGGGTAAGTACCATTTTCTTTGTAAATCAAGTAGCTGTTCTTCTATTTTCATTATTGTTGATTGGTCCAGTTGCTGttctattttcattattttttattggAACATTTTTTTTGGTGATTAAGTACTACCATTCGGGACAAAATTATTCCTCATGCTGTGTCATGGTTTACGGGGGAGGCTGTTGATGATGAATTAGATGtagaagatgatgatgatgatgatgatgatgatgatgatgacgaCGAAGATGAAGATGAGAATGAAGATGATGAGGATGAGGATGACAACAATGAGGAGGTCAACGAAGGAAAAGGTCGCAGGAAGAAGGTATAAAGAATAAACATCTATAAGATTGTAGCCTCTTCTGTTTTTCCTTGGAGCATTTGAATTTTAGATGGAACCGCAAGTTTTTGAAATTGCTAATTTATTATTCTGCCATTGCATTTTCATGTTGTTGCAGTCATCTAGTGGACCTAAGGTGAGTTGATCTATCAAGTCCAAGTTTTTGTTCTATCTATGAAGATTTGAAGTGtcatttatgaattatgatttacatCTTCTGGTTCTTGAATCGCAGAAAAGTGGAGGAGCACGAACTGGGGAAAGTCAGCAAAGTGAGCGTGCTCCAGAGTGCAAGCAACAGTAGCGTTAGGTTTTGGACCAACCAGTGATTCGATGCCGGGCAATGCAGTGTCAATGGTTGTCCAAGCTGATGGAAATTTTGGGgcttttgcattttatttctcaTTGTGTATatatcctcttcttcttctttatcatttttttttctttttagaatGTTTATTTTGATGGGTCTTACCATTTGTATTGGGTTGCAAAAGTGTGGAGTTTAATTTTACATATATTCTGTAAACCAGAAAGTCAACCAATGTATTAATCTCAATTGTTGGATGTTATGGTGTAAAGCgacatttttatattttttaacttaATGGATCTTGTCTTTATCCCCAACTCTGTTTCTATAcatagaagaaaaaggaaaaattgaTTCTTCTTTTAATTCACTTATGTCTATATATTTTGCTCAATtggattttctttaatttatgaAACAAGTTGATATTCAACTTGCGGAGGtagtatttttctttattttcttggaCGAAGGATAGGGTGCATGCTAACGCTGGCTCAAGGTGATGTGAAATTTCGAAGAAAGACTTGCCATAAATCTGCTAGTTATGATTCCCTAGCAAAGTAGAGGAGGAAGAGACAGATTAGAGAGGAGATAAGAATAGGCAGAGACAGAATAGATCATGAGAAAAGAAAGTGAGATTATTTCAGATAATATGGAATGAATCTTTAGCGTATCCATTCTCTTTATATTAGAGACTCGCTACACTAACATCCCTGCCTCCGAGAGACATCTATCTTAACGCACCCATTAAGCTATCATTTACTACTCTGCTTCCTTCTTCTCCCTCCACTTTCTCCTCTTATACTATACGTAACAAAATCTACTCCTCAAGAATCCTCCATGTATGATATATCCAGGTTACTTCAATGAAATTTCTTGTTCTGGCATAAGGGTCTCCCTAGCTTTGGTTCTTGACGTTTCAGAAGCACTTCAAGCATAAGAAAAGCCATCTCACAGGCTACATTGCATTATTGTAGTTTTCTTGGATAAATTCTGATAACTATTCTTGAACTTATTTAGCTGTAACATTACAGttcttcaacttaaaaatgtaacataaaaccctatgaactttcaaattttgcacagtaaaatctctctaatcTCCAATTACCGATTTTTCAGTTAGATGCTGACCTgcatggagcttagtcagtatttttcttttctctctcaagccatgtatAAATTGAATCCTTCTTCTCTCTATAcacagaataattttttttttttgcgtaaagagaataattttacattttgtataagagatgagagagaaatgcTGACTAAGCACCATgcagctattcacatcagtttctaactgaaaaatcagtaattgaaagttagaaggattttactgtataaaatttaaaaatttagggggttttatgttatattttaaaattgaaggactgtagtgttacaactatataaattCAGGGACAATTGTTGAAAGTATCCTAGTTTTCTCACTATACAGAATATCTAGAAATGGAGGACCTATGTTTCTCAACAGTGTGGCTTTCTTGCGCTAAATCaacattttttttcctttggGATATCTCTTTTACTCCTGTCTGACAGGTCCAGGATAAATCTCCTAGCCACCAGATGACGCTAGGATCCATTCCCAAGGTAAAAGATTGTGTGGCAGCTGACACAAAGCTTCTGCCTATAGTAAGAAACCAGTTATTCCTGTTTCTAAAAACTTCATTTTGAATCGGCATAGGATGAATTGATATACACCACATGCTCCATAAAGCCCTCTGAATTCAGCTCCTGTAGTgcaaaattgcctttttgatccGAATAGGATATAATAGACCGACCCCATGATGTAAATTTTTCAAGTTGCCTTGGACATCGATACTAAGGATTTACAAAATTGTTGAAGGTCAGTGTGTCTCCCTTTACCATTCACAGAGGAAACATTTCTTCAAAGCAATTGGACCATATGTTTAAATTAGAATTACCAAACCGTCCATGCTTGGCAACAGTGCCGAACTACAACGCATTAACTGAAGCCAGCTCCTCATCATATTTGAGTTCTCTTACCAATTGCCAGTCAGCGATGACCCAAAATGGTAACAAAAGAAATGTGTTAATGAAGAAAGCATGAAGCTTTCTATCTATTGATTGCATGGAACATCAACTCACAAGGTTATTAATTAACTAGTTGAAATTTCGTGAGAAAAGGCTAAAGCTAGCATATTTTGGTTGCCAATTAAACAGAAAAGCTCGACTATGAAGTAGCTGCAATGGTACTCACTGTCCCTTAAATTTCCAGATTTTGCCCAGATGGTTTAATTAGAACTCTGTGAGTGATATATTATATCCCTTGTAATTCTTAGTTTttgtactcaactcaactcaactcatctaagcctttatcctaagaatttggggtcggctatatgaattctcttCCTATATTCTAaaggattttgggttaaatcctcggaaatgtgtaatgcttctaagtcatgttgtactattctcctccaagtcagtttacgtctaccccttcttttctttctatcccctAACCTaacgtgctctacttgtctaactggagtctctAGATGTCTACGCttaacatgaccaaaccacctcaatctctcttcttatcctcaattggcaccactcctaccttttctctaatactctcattacgaattTTATCTAATCTGGTACGACTGCTCAtcaaccttaacattctcatctccgcaactcttatattATACACAtacactctttcagtgcccaacactcactaccatataatattgccggtcgtatagctgtacggtaatattttcctttcaacttattgggaatcttgcaatcacataaaacttccgtggcacttctccacttcaatcatccggctttaatcctatgactaacatccttctcatatcccccatctacttgaaggattgagcctagatatttaaagtgattactttggggcagtaccacttcatccaaactaactccttccctatcactagttcggccttcaCTTAACTTTCAATGCATGTATTATGTCTTCGTTCTATTTAACTTAAAACCTTTTAACTCTAGAGCatttctccaaagctctaactttctattaaCTCATTCTCGTGTCTCATTTATCAAgactatatcatctgcaaacatcatgcaccaagggatactctcttatatatgtttcgtcaattcatttaaaactaatataaaaagatAAGAACTTATAGCTAACCTTGatgtaaaaggtaagggcttatagtttTTGTACTACATTGCCAATGGAAATCCATTGGCTTCTTTTATTTCATCATGTAGAAATTACAATAAAGAGAAAAACAAACTACTAAAAAGTATAGTTAAAAGATAAGTATAGAAATTTATAGTTTCTTTCTGATCACTTTATAAATCAATGACTGCAGATATATATTTCAGTCCATGCTCCTGTAGTTCTCAACCTTGGCTACTTCCCAACTTTGTTATAGTTTTTCAGTTGATATTAGCCTTCTTCATGCTCCAAGCACTCAATCTTGTGATGGTGACACTTTTACTTCCGTTATTGAAAGCATGCAGGTGGGCATCTTCATTTATAGCCAATATGGGATAGACTCTTGCTGTCATGCAGCTCTTTCCTTGTCCGCCAAAACTCTCCACTACTGAATGATCAATCTGTCAAAAGCACAAAATTCTAGTGCATAAGACAAAAGGCTAATAGGATGAAATTAGCAATGTATGTTTTTTTGCTGATTTTTATTAGGATTGTATAAATAAAATCTTATGATCTCATTATTACAGTAAACCCACCAAGCTTCTTAATGACAAATGCTCATGAACAGGGTCCACATCCACAAAAGCCCCATAGGTGGTCTTATCATTATCTGGATTCAGTGAAGACCTACAGGTTATTAAAGGTACAAGAGCGTTAAGGAACTTTTGATTTACACGTGAGAATTGATGGCTTGAAAAGTAGAGAAAAAGAGATGTGAAGAGAGATAAAGGAGGACCTGCTTTGGTCACTGCACATGAGCACCACATATTTGTTCTGGCCTTTGAATATTCTGAAGAAAACTGATGTATACTCTTGCATGCCTTTAGAAGCAAAAACTAGCAACCCAAATGGACCTAAACTGCCTCTAACTGATGCACCCTTTTGGCTACATAGCAATTGTGGGTTGGTCCAGCTTGGGTCTAGCCCTTCTGCTTTCCTAAAATGTGATACCTTGAATGTTATCTCCACATCTGCCTGTTAAGGTTAAATAAGAAGAGGTGAGCACTGTAATTAGGGCAACAGATAAGCATTAATAACCTATTAAGTGGGTCGTATATGGTTGTTAAATAAAATTAGCAGAAATCCAATTTCTGAATTGCAATGACTTGCCTGTGCAGCTGTGACACGAGGAACTTCAAGCACAGAACCTCCCTGAAGGACTTTTCTAGGCAAGTGGACTGCATTTGTGCGAAGCATTTCGATTTCCTTTATTGGCCATTGCAACAGTTGCTTTCCTGATTTGTCAAGCCAGATAACTCTTGGAATTGCCTGCAAGAATGAATCCAAGAAAGGAGTCATCGTAGTGCAAGAGGCCAAGGTCAAAACTTTGGCTCCTTCAAATATTTCGAAAGTatccaataaattaaaaaaaaaaa is drawn from Hevea brasiliensis isolate MT/VB/25A 57/8 unplaced genomic scaffold, ASM3005281v1 Scaf276, whole genome shotgun sequence and contains these coding sequences:
- the LOC110634082 gene encoding nucleosome assembly protein 1;4 isoform X1, with protein sequence MSNDNKDSFDMSDVDASLPAAAAALSAEDRADLVNALKNKLQSLAGQHSNILESLSPIVRKRVEFLREIQSQHDELESKFIEERRALEAKYQKLYEPLYAKRYEIINGVKEVEGFTNEVAMNQEGDETTEEKGVPDFWLTAMKTNEVVDEEITERDEGALKFLKDIKWYRIDNPEGFKLEFYFDANPYFKNSVLTKTYHMIDDDDPILEKTIGTEIEWYPGKCLTKKVLKKKPKKGSKNAKPITKIENCASFFNFFNTPNIPEEDDDLDDDAVEEIQDRMEQDYNIGTTIRDKIIPHAVSWFTGEAVDDELDVEDDDDDDDDDDDDDEDEDENEDDEDEDDNNEEVNEGKGRRKKSSSGPKKSGGARTGESQQSERAPECKQQ
- the LOC110634082 gene encoding nucleosome assembly protein 1;4 isoform X2, which translates into the protein MSNDNKDSFDMSDVDASLPAAAAALSAEDRADLVNALKNKLQSLAGQHSNILESLSPIVRKRVEFLREIQSQHDELESKFIEERRALEAKYQKLYEPLYAKRYEIINGVKEVEGFTNEVAMNQEGDETTEEKGVPDFWLTAMKTNEVVDEEITERDEGALKFLKDIKWYRIDNPEGFKLEFYFDANPYFKNSVLTKTYHMIDDDDPILEKTIGTEIEWYPGKCLTKKVLKKKPKKGSKNAKPITKIENCASFFNFFNTPNIPEEDDDLDDDAVEEIQDRMEQDYNIGTTIRDKIIPHAVSWFTGEAVDDELDVEDDDDDDDDDDDDDEDEDENEDDEDEDDNNEEVNEGKGRRKKKSGGARTGESQQSERAPECKQQ